CCTTACGGGGTTTATATGAGCGTTATTCAAATAGCGGGAAAGATCTCATTCCTATGCAATATCAGCAAAATTGTTAGAGAATGCCTCGATTTTCTAGTATTTGGGGCTGTGCCTTTGGTAAAATTAAAGGTTCGCAATTTTGCATATTTTTAAGGTAAAACAGTCAATATGATTGCCAGTAGGAATCCATTCATACAGTTGCCAACCATAGCGCAGAATCCTGACAAGTTTGAAGTACTACTATCAGCGCAAGAGTTTCGAACTCGCCTTCTTGACGAGATATCTCGTGCAACGACCCGCATTAGCTTAGTCGCTTTATATCTTGAAGATGATGAGGCTGGCCGTGAGATCCTAACTGCCTTATATGAAGCAAAACAAAAGAATCCAGATCTTGATGTAAGCGTTTGTGTTGATTGGCACAGAGCTCAACGCGGATTGATTGGTGCAGAGTCTTCTGAAGGCAATGCAGCCATGTACAAAGAGTTTGCTGAAAAGTATCAGCATCCAGTTCCTGTCTATGGCATTCCTGTTCGCGGTAAAGAAGTCTTCGGTGTGTTGCACTTAAAGGGCTTTATCGTTGATGACAGCGTGATCTACAGTGGTGCAAGCCTTAACAACATCTACCTGAACTATCACGACCGTTACCGCTTTGACCGATACCATGTTTTAAACAACGCAGCACTGGCAGACTCAATGTTTGCCTACGTTCATGAGCAAATGATCTCTGACAGCGCTGTTTACGACTTAGCAGACAAGAATAAGCCAGCAACTAAAGAACTAAAGCCAGCGATCCGCCAGTTTCGTGCATCTCTAGCCAGATCTCAGTACCAATTTGATGGTCAGGAAGTTTCACCAGAGCAAGTAGCCGTAACGCCGTTAGTAGGCATTGGCAAACGACGTAATCGTCTTAACCAAGGCATCAACCAACTGGTCGCTCAGGCTAAAGACGAGATCTTCATTTGTACTCCTTACTTTAACTTCCCTCCTAGCC
This DNA window, taken from Vibrio chagasii, encodes the following:
- the pssA gene encoding CDP-diacylglycerol--serine O-phosphatidyltransferase; this encodes MIASRNPFIQLPTIAQNPDKFEVLLSAQEFRTRLLDEISRATTRISLVALYLEDDEAGREILTALYEAKQKNPDLDVSVCVDWHRAQRGLIGAESSEGNAAMYKEFAEKYQHPVPVYGIPVRGKEVFGVLHLKGFIVDDSVIYSGASLNNIYLNYHDRYRFDRYHVLNNAALADSMFAYVHEQMISDSAVYDLADKNKPATKELKPAIRQFRASLARSQYQFDGQEVSPEQVAVTPLVGIGKRRNRLNQGINQLVAQAKDEIFICTPYFNFPPSLAKEVKKALKRGVKVSIVVGDKTANDFFISPEEEFKTIGGLPYLYELNLRRFAKANEAHIASRNLSIQLWRHDSNSFHLKGIWVDKRYMLLTGNNLNPRAWKLDLENGIFIQDNYHHLTDKFQAEVDNILQHTQLICTYKQLDKVDSYPEEVQKLIRKITRVKADRVLKQIL